CGCCGCGCTCGTCGGCGGCGAGACCGCCGAGCTCCCGGGGTTCTACAACCCGGGGGAGTACGACCTCGCGGGCTTCCTCGTCGGGGTCGTCGAGAGGTCCGAGATCCTGACCGGCGCCGGCGTCGCCGCCGGGGACGCGGTGATAGGCCTCATGTCGAGCGGCCTCCACTCGAACGGCTACTCCCTGGCGCGGGCGATTGTCGAGCGGAGCGGCGTTTCCCTCGGGGACACGCCGGCCGGCTTCGAGACGACCCTCGGCCGCGCGCTGCTCGTGCCGACCGTCATCTACGTCAAGCCGGTGATCGCGCTGCGGCGCGAGCTGCGCGTCAAGGCGCTCGCGCACATCACCGGCGGCGGGCTCCTCGAGAATATCCCGCGGACGCTCCCGGACGGCCTCGGGGTCCGCCTGCGGGCGGGGTGGCCCGTGGCGCCGATCTTCCCTTGGCTCGCGGAGCAGGGGCCGGTCGCGCCGATCGAGATGCAACGCACGCTCAACATGGGGATCGGCATGACGGCCGTCGTGGCGCCGGCGGACGCGGATCGCGCGGTCGCGGCGCTCGGCCGTCTCGGTGTCGGCGCCCGGATCATCGGCGAGATCGTCCCCGTGTCGGGGGACGCCGCCCGCGTCGTCGTGGAGGGAGCCATCCTGTGACCGGCAGCTACTACGACGTAGTAGTGATGGGCATGGAATTGGGTCCGCTCGCCGCCGGCGCGCTCCTCGCGCGGCGGGGGTTTCGCGTCCTCGTCTTGGGAGGGGGCGCGCCGTTCGACAGGTACTCCTGCTACGGGTACAGGTTCTCGCGCCGCCCGTTCCTCCTCACGGCCGCGCACTCCCAGGCCATCCGGCGCGTGTTCGAGGAGC
The nucleotide sequence above comes from Pseudomonadota bacterium. Encoded proteins:
- the purM gene encoding phosphoribosylformylglycinamidine cyclo-ligase → MSNITYKEAGVDIDAGDELVDRIGPAVKRTMRPEVLAGVGGFASLVALPKGYKEPLLVAGTDGVGTKLKIAFAMNDHRTIGIDLVAMCANDVLAVGGEPLFFLDYYGCSKLDPKAAAEVVAGIADGCLQAGAALVGGETAELPGFYNPGEYDLAGFLVGVVERSEILTGAGVAAGDAVIGLMSSGLHSNGYSLARAIVERSGVSLGDTPAGFETTLGRALLVPTVIYVKPVIALRRELRVKALAHITGGGLLENIPRTLPDGLGVRLRAGWPVAPIFPWLAEQGPVAPIEMQRTLNMGIGMTAVVAPADADRAVAALGRLGVGARIIGEIVPVSGDAARVVVEGAIL
- a CDS encoding phytoene dehydrogenase; the protein is MTGSYYDVVVMGMELGPLAAGALLARRGFRVLVLGGGAPFDRYSCYGYRFSRRPFLLTAAHSQAIRRVFEE